A window of Apium graveolens cultivar Ventura chromosome 8, ASM990537v1, whole genome shotgun sequence contains these coding sequences:
- the LOC141679234 gene encoding F-box protein CPR1-like: protein MSDELLALIFIHLPVFILMRLRCVSKQFRDLIDSPYFANVHLRHSVRNRLNRNILCRSMDPDLNCKSVGLHCVEIDTLRCFEPKCPGGCYNSSTQLIGMCNDIVLFYDQCIKEITFWNPAIRTYIDVILPRVSIPQGSFYNHTYNNLGFGYDHVNDHYKVVMTVQWYRTTRSNGAQNDKEVHVYSLKSNSWRRIGNFPYSVNCGRLPATFANGALFWMCSEETVESNHGKYIAAFELATEEYRVVPALPAYDDTSCNVDNYIGSMEGFLCVQCYVYHPEYDDELAEMGDIWLLQRDGEEDIWTKLVSFNRPSTVYQPLAFSKSGNHLLLASQEIFLWYDLVKEEVREEFRIRGLSQYYELVAYIESLVHLDGGTSAEENQLIREKKVAEDDESDEGNAA, encoded by the coding sequence ATGTCAGATGAACTGCTTGCCCTCATTTTCATCCACCTACCGGTGTTCATTCTAATGAGGTTGCGCTGCGTTTCAAAGCAATTTCGTGACTTGATAGACAGTCCATATTTCGCCAACGTGCATCTTCGTCATTCGGTGAGAAATCGTTTGAATCGAAATATACTTTGCAGAAGTATGGATCCCGATCTAAATTGCAAAAGTGTGGGTCTACATTGTGTTGAAATTGATACACTCCGTTGTTTTGAACCAAAATGTCCAGGGGGATGTTATAATTCTTCTACTCAATTAATTGGTATGTGTAACGATATTGTTTTATTTTATGATCAATGTATTAAGGAAATCACATTTTGGAATCCAGCAATTCGCACATATATTGATGTGATTCTTCCTCGTGTTAGTATTCCTCAAGGTTCTTTTTATAATCATACATATAATAATCTGGGGTTTGGGTACGATCATGTTAATGACCATTATAAAGTTGTAATGACTGTTCAGTGGTATCGTACTACTCGATCTAATGGTGCGCAGAATGATAAGGAAGTTCATGTTTATAGTTTAAAATCAAATTCATGGAGAAGAATTGGGAATTTTCCTTATTCAGTAAATTGTGGACGATTACCTGCTACTTTTGCTAATGGTGCTTTGTTTTGGATGTGTTCTGAAGAAACAGTTGAGTCAAATCATGGAAAATATATTGCTGCCTTTGAGCTTGCAACCGAAGAATATAGAGTGGTACCAGCACTACCTGCGTATGATGATACAAGTTGCAATGTTGACAATTATATTGGGTCCATGGAAGGTTTTCTTTGTGTTCAGTGTTATGTTTATCATCCAGAATATGATGACGAGTTGGCGGAAATGGGAGACATATGGTTGCTGCAAAGGGATGGAGAAGAGGATATTTGGACCAAGTTAGTTTCGTTTAATAGACCATCTACAGTTTACCAGCCATTGGCATTTTCGAAGAGTGGCAATCATTTACTTTTGGCAAGCCAAGAAATTTTTTTGTGGTACGATCTTGTCAAGGAAGAAGTACGAGAGGAATTCAGAATTAGGGGTCTGTCTCAATACTATGAGttagttgcttatattgagagtCTTGTTCATCTTGATGGTGGTACAAGTGCAGAAGAGAATCAACTTATTCGAGAGAAAAAGGTGGCTGAAGATGACGAAAGTGATGAAGGTAATGCTGCTTAA
- the LOC141679236 gene encoding uncharacterized protein LOC141679236: MCLGADRVRKARVQTLKSEFENLCMKDTETIDEFCIRLNGLVTNIRTLGETVVESYVVKKILRAAPSKFLQITSAIEQFGNLDEMSIEETVGSLKAYEERLRGQSENSNGQLLLTEDEWTKRENIEGQLLLTREEWLKRRPQKPRGTSSYQGIHDKSKVKCFTCHNYGHFAVGCQCESGRSNTLLLNEGDIIRKLNQDKKKELESNVWYLDNGASTHMTGQRTKFRELDEKITGKVRFRDGSTVEIKGKGTVTFKCKNGEEVTLDGVYYIPTLCNNIISLGQLAENGNKVILNGAFLWVYDK; encoded by the exons ATGTGCCTTGGAGCAGATCGAGTTAGAAAAGCTCGTGTTCAAAcattaaaatcagaatttgagaaTTTGTGTATGAAAGACACAGAGACTATTGATGAATTCTGTATAAGATTAAATGGATTAGTGACCAACATCCGTACTCTAGGAGAGACTGTTGTAGAGAGCTATGTTGTGAAGAAAATTCTGAGAGCAGCTCCATCTAAATTCTTGCAGATCACATCCGCGATAGAACAGTTCGGAAATCTGGATGAAATGTCAATCGAAGAGACGGTTGGATCTCTTAAAGCATATGAGGAACGACTACGTGGACAATCAGAAAATAGCAATGGGCAATTGTTGTTGACTGAGGATGAGTGGACTAAGCGGGAAAATATTGAAGGACAGTTGCTGTTAACCAGAGAGGAGTGGCTAAAAAGAAGGCCTCAGAAGCCTCGTGGTACTAGCAGTTATCAAGGTATCCATGATAAAAGTAAAGTAAAGTGCTTTACTTGTCACAATTACGGGCATTTCGCTGTAGGATGCC AATGCGAGTCAGGCAGGAGTAACACACTGTTACTTAATGAAGGAGACATTATACGAAAGCTTAACCAAGACAAAAAGAAAGAATTGGAGTCAAATGTATGGTATTTGGATAATGGCGCTAGCACTCACATGACAGGACAACGTACAAAGTTTAGGGAGCTAGACGAGAAGATAACAGGGAAGGTAAGATTCAGAGATGGTTCCACAGTCGAAATAAAGGGAAAAGGTACGGTGACATTTAAATGCAAAAACGGTGAGGAAGTGACACTTGATGGGGTATACTACATCCCCACTCTTTGCAACAACATCATAAGTCTTGGACAGTTGGCTGAGAATGGCAATAAAGTGATCCTTAACGGAGCATTCTTGTGGGTGTATGATAAATGA
- the LOC141679235 gene encoding F-box protein CPR1-like, protein MSDELLALIFIHLPVFILMRLRCVSKQFRDLIDNPYFANVHLRHSVRNHLNRNILCRSMDPDLNWKSVGLHCVEIDTLRCFEPKCPGGRYNSSTQLIGMCNDIVLFYDQCIKEITFWNPAIRTYIDVILPRVSIPQGSFYNHTYNNLGFGYDHVNDHYKVVMTVQWYRTTRSNGAQNDKEVHVYSLKSNSWRRIGNFPYSVNYGRLPATFANGALFWMCSEETVESNHGKYIAAFELATEEYRVVPALPAYHDTSCNVDNYIGSMEGFLCVQCYVYHPECDDELAEMGDIWLLQRDGEEDTWTKLVSFNRPSTVYQPLAFSKSGNHLLLASQEIFLWYDLVKEEVREEFRIRGLPQYYELVAFIESLVHLDGGTSAEENQLIREKKVAEDDESDEGNAA, encoded by the coding sequence ATGTCAGATGAACTGCTTGCCCTCATTTTCATCCACCTACCGGTGTTCATTCTAATGAGGTTGCGCTGCGTTTCAAAGCAATTTCGTGACTTGATAGACAATCCATATTTCGCCAACGTGCATCTTCGTCATTCGGTGAGAAATCATTTGAATCGAAATATACTTTGCAGAAGTATGGATCCCGATCTAAATTGGAAAAGTGTGGGTCTACATTGTGTTGAAATTGATACACTCCGTTGTTTTGAACCAAAATGTCCAGGGGGACGTTATAATTCTTCTACTCAATTAATTGGTATGTGTAACGATATTGTTTTATTTTATGATCAATGTATTAAGGAAATCACATTTTGGAATCCAGCAATTCGCACATATATTGATGTGATTCTTCCTCGTGTTAGTATTCCTCAAGGTTCTTTTTATAATCATACATATAATAATCTGGGGTTTGGGTACGATCATGTTAATGACCATTATAAAGTTGTAATGACTGTTCAGTGGTATCGTACTACTCGATCTAATGGTGCGCAGAATGATAAGGAAGTTCATGTTTATAGTTTAAAATCAAATTCATGGAGAAGAATTGGGAATTTTCCTTATTCAGTAAATTATGGACGATTACCTGCTACTTTTGCTAATGGTGCTTTGTTTTGGATGTGTTCTGAAGAAACAGTTGAGTCAAATCATGGAAAATATATTGCTGCCTTTGAGCTTGCAACCGAAGAATATAGAGTGGTACCAGCACTACCTGCGTATCATGATACAAGTTGCAATGTTGACAATTATATTGGGTCCATGGAAGGTTTTCTTTGTGTTCAGTGTTATGTTTATCATCCAGAATGTGATGACGAGTTGGCGGAAATGGGAGACATATGGTTGCTGCAAAGGGATGGAGAAGAGGATACTTGGACCAAGTTAGTTTCGTTTAATAGACCATCTACAGTTTACCAGCCATTGGCATTTTCGAAGAGTGGCAATCATTTACTTTTGGCAAGCCAAGAAATTTTTTTGTGGTACGATCTTGTCAAGGAAGAAGTACGAGAGGAATTCAGAATTAGGGGTCTGCCTCAATACTATGAGTTAGTTGCTTTTATTGAGAGTCTTGTTCATCTTGATGGTGGTACAAGTGCAGAAGAGAATCAACTTATTCGAGAGAAAAAGGTGGCTGAAGACGACGAAAGTGATGAAGGTAATGCTGCTTAA
- the LOC141677056 gene encoding F-box protein CPR1-like codes for MEGFLCVQCYVYHPECDDELAEMGDIWLLQRDGEEDTWTKLVSFNRPSTVYQPLAFSKSGNHLLLASQEKFLWYDLVKEEVREEFRIRGLPQYYESVAYIESLVHLDGGTSAEENQLIREKKVAEDDESDEGLRLLSSMAMEILEDAV; via the exons ATGGAAGGTTTTCTTTGTGTTCAGTGTTATGTTTATCATCCAGAATGTGATGACGAGTTGGCGGAAATGGGAGACATATGGTTACTGCAAAGGGATGGAGAAGAGGATACTTGGACCAAGTTAGTTTCGTTTAATAGACCATCTACAGTTTACCAGCCATTGGCATTTTCGAAGAGTGGCAATCATTTACTTTTGGCAAGCCAAGAAAAGTTTTTGTGGTACGATCTTGTCAAGGAAGAAGTACGAGAGGAATTCAGAATTAGGGGTCTGCCTCAATACTATGAGtcagttgcttatattgagagtCTTGTTCATCTTGATGGTGGTACAAGTGCAGAAGAGAATCAACTTATTCGAGAGAAAAAGGTGGCTGAAGACGACGAAAGTGATGAAG GTCTACGGCTGCTAAGTAGCATGGCTATGGAGATCCTTGAAGATGCAGTTTGA